The sequence TAAGCTCTTCGATGAGTTCCTCGTTCAGCTCCGACCGTTTCCCTCTAAAGTCCAATCCTTTGGAGCAGGGATTGCGAAGATAATACAGTTGCTTGCCTTCAAACTCAAAGCACTTGATGAGATAGAAGTTCTTGCGTCCTGAAATACCGATCTTAtgctttggattttttttacttgtgaTGATACATCCTTTATTGCTTGGCAAATTATAGAGATTGCTTTTCAAAAGCTTGATATTCTCACCGTCGATCTGCTAATCGTCCACTGGGTTTGCCGTTCGCTCTCGCATGTAGTAGGATCTGGTCGGATACGAAAGAAAAGTATTAAAGACTTCCTTGGGGTCTATCTTTTGGATGGTTGTTCTGGAGATATTTCCGTTCACTTTAAGCCAAGCCTTCTCAAGGAGGCATGTCCACGTGTATTGTCCTTTGATTGGCTGCACAAACAAAGGAAGTCTATCTAGACATAAAATATAGTCATCGATGAAGACGGGTTGTACGACTGAGTTTATGTTCATCTTTAGGCAATGAATGCCGTAGGTGTTCGAACCGGTTACCAGTATCTCGCTAATGAGGCGTGGATTATCGGCCAAATAGCATAAAAATACGCCGAAGTATTGCAAAGCTTCATCTATATTAATGGCTGAATACCCCTCACGATTATTTGGGATGATTTGGAGTCCAATCTGTTCAAGATCTTGTATGATTTTCCCCTAGTGGCAGttgaatcattcaaaaaaaCATACGGTCGTTCGAAGGTGCACTTGACTTCTGTATCTtgtccggtgagtgatttcaagATGATGGTTTCTGTTCTCATGGTCTTATCCTTGAAGAGTTTATGcgattttttcaacttttcctCGCAATCCTGGAGATACTTTTCAGCTTCGGGATAGTTGCATTCGATGTGATCGTCATGAGGGATCCTCAGTTCCTTATTATCCTCGTCGTAGACGTATTAGAAGGGGTTTGTGGAGAAGTTAACCTCGTGATTGTCACGCTTGCACAGCTATGATCCCATGTATTTTATGTTATTACTGGCAAATAATTACCCATACCAGCTTATTCTGGAGCTTTCCGCCACGAAAATATCATATCTTGATGCATGAAAACTTGCCGATAAATCAACGTTAagattttattacttttatgaTGGATTTAGGGACCAACTTATAgtcttagaattgatgatttataatgATAATTGATGGGGTGCGCACCAGTCCCGAAAAAGAACGAAAATATACCCAAATTAAACGCCGAGCCTCAGCCTGTGAAGAAGGAAGTAACCTCAATTGAAAACTTGGTGACTTCGGACTCGAAGATAGCCAAGGTCCGCTTCGAGGACATTGCCAACAACGACATCATTATCAAAGAGGAACGCAGAGCAAATATAGAGATCAGAAAAATGGATTTTGTTAATAAAGTAGAAGTAGAAAGAtgaatatttgatatttttatcaTAGTCACTCCTCACCTCCACCCTCTTTACAATCGAAAATCGTTGGTTtctcaattttcaaattatCGTGCAAAAAAACAGCTCAAGAATAATTAATTCATCGGGATTTTACTTTCTTATTTGCAGGGGATAagctttttaaaagtttttgaagCTTATTTTATGGAGTCTATGCTGACTTTAGAAACCAAAAAGGTGTAAATAGTGGTTAGTTGATATGGAAGGATGAAAGAGTTGCCACCCTCAGTCAATAGGCTTACTTTTATAACTTTAAACCATGCTTTTCCCTCAATTTTTCGAAATGTATATTGGCATATTTAATTATAAGCCGATTGGCATACTGAATCAAAGACCGATCTCATCGAAGTCCAGATTGTTCTCCTTGCCCCACTTCTTAATGGCCTTTATCACACGCTCGTTCTAAATATAACGGAAGTTACCTGTGCTGACGATTCGCAAGACTTGAGGATGGCTGCAGCTTCGATCAGGTGCTCAACTGACTCTTTGCCGGCGATGACCATCTGGAAAACTCCCAGGACGCTTCCCCTGAGTGGTTCTTCATACTCGTTTTCGGTATCGATCTTCTCGAGGGCTTCGAATCCCTTGACTGCGTAGTAGAAGTGGCCCATTTTGTAGTTGTCGTTTGCGATGAGGAGCAGCAGAGCGTAAGAGTCAGTTGAAGTTTCGGTGGAGACATAGACGTCCCATGCGTTTTTGGGCTTGCCGTTCATGATGTAGGTGCGGATGAGCCACTTGATGTAGGTTTCCTCGCTTTTGTACTTCTCGTTTCTGATGGCGAGAAAGCTGTTCTCTGCCTCCTTGTAGTCGCCAGTTGAAGCGCAAGCAAGAGCGTTGTTCCAGTGGAAGTCGTCGTCTGTTTGGAAGTAACTCTTGATACTGTTCAGATAGACCAGCACATCGTCGAATTGCTTCAGCAGGAAGAAACAACTTGCCATGCATTGCCTTCCAGGAATGGTATCGCACTCAGTAGCTGAAGCACCCACCAACTGGAAGAGCTGCTGAGCAGTCTTAAGATGCTCCTTTGAGTTGGTCTTTTGCCCATACATGAGGTAAGATACGGCCTTGATTATGTACTCACGTGGATTTGTTGGTTCTAAATCCTTGACCAAATTGAAAGCCTCTTCAACGCTGTCGTTCTTCAGATTGTAGATGACCATGTTCAGCCTTGTTTCTGGGAACAATTCCAGAAGAGGAGGAAGGTACTGCATGGCATTTTCTCCATTTCTGAACACCACCAAGTTGTGTCTTAGCAAGTCGTTCTCCTTGAACAAGTCTCCTCCTTTGAACTTCTGCTGGATTGGCCTCAAGGCTTCCTCGCGTTCTTTCCAGAATAGACTTGATAGTTGTTGCAAGCCTTCAGGTTTGCGGTGAAGATGCTTTCGGGGTCAAAGGTTTCGTATCCCGACAAGATTTCGAGGGATACATCAAAGTACTCCATCTT comes from Nymphaea colorata isolate Beijing-Zhang1983 unplaced genomic scaffold, ASM883128v2 scaffold0490, whole genome shotgun sequence and encodes:
- the LOC116245063 gene encoding LOW QUALITY PROTEIN: uncharacterized protein LOC116245063 (The sequence of the model RefSeq protein was modified relative to this genomic sequence to represent the inferred CDS: inserted 1 base in 1 codon; deleted 1 base in 1 codon; substituted 4 bases at 4 genomic stop codons): MYRPGTSISKAKVKSASAXEGQYNKVQQXKMPTLQDYIKKRDWIGAVALLESERNVNIQVENSLWLAYCYFHMGXYRYAXPYPRKSINIYDELLRKTDDKDYHIYKACCYYALCLYDDARREALKGAETPLQTRLLFHLAHKKNDEKNLMHYHQKLDESAEDQLTLAAIHYLRGHYEEATEIYKKLLLESRKYEAINVYIALCYYKMEYFDVSLEILSGYETFDPESIFTANLKACNNYQVYSGKXREEALRPIQQKFKGGDLFKENDLLRHNLVVFRNGENAMQYLPPLLELFPETRLNMVIYNLKNDSVEEAFNLVKDLEPTNPREYIIKAVSYLMYGQKTNSKEHLKTAQQLFQLVGASATECDTIPGRQCMASCFFLLKQFDDVLVYLNSIKSYFQTDDDFHWNNALACASTGDYKEAENSFLAIRNEKYKSEETYIKWLIRTYIMNGKPKNAWDVYVSTETSTDSYALLLLIANDNYKMGHFYYAVKGFEALEKIDTENEYEEPLRGSVLGVFQMVIAGKESVEHLIEAAAILKSCESSAQVTSVIFRTSV